The proteins below are encoded in one region of Aquisphaera giovannonii:
- a CDS encoding RsmB/NOP family class I SAM-dependent RNA methyltransferase — MERPTLPAKAGPVKEAKRPGPGRQPPGAGPAGRPHEEPGKIGVPRVKSYPAVASLTASVAPQILRGVLDTGKRLEPALKEALEGRKETSWSHRRVVTRAIAALLRWWGWIEPLRLVQVEEQLALAWSLDSSEIDPTARIWAEKAGKSRDRMMAAGDAPNWTARAEALKRWVEGKPVTADPWLLFPAWLRDQLAVPPGDAPAKGRRLAFLFSLQSHWPLWVGVRGGVEKTIWNELRDAGHKPWIHRRLTSAAKLDPDTDLRGLRAFQESELAVEDLGSQLVGTIGDPDPGERWWVVHGGNGLIALNLGCRMHGKGTVVATYEKEAGRNAAAARLRRFPWRNIAAKAWDGRRLPAKAGSFDGVVVEPPSSDIGVWRRHPEVRWTVRKDDIPRLAEAQRKLLEVAAAGVKAGGSLIYTVPTVTLAETTELVAAFLQAHPEFRLEPFRHPLEESTTNGTLQVWPHLHDCEARFIARFVRANRPAKGVTKDVDEQAGMETSP; from the coding sequence GTGGAGCGGCCGACGCTCCCGGCGAAGGCCGGGCCCGTGAAGGAGGCGAAGAGACCCGGCCCGGGTCGGCAGCCGCCGGGTGCCGGACCGGCCGGCAGGCCCCACGAAGAGCCCGGCAAGATCGGCGTACCGCGGGTCAAATCCTACCCGGCGGTCGCCTCGCTGACGGCGTCGGTCGCTCCGCAGATCCTCCGGGGCGTGCTCGACACGGGGAAACGCCTGGAGCCGGCGCTGAAGGAGGCGCTGGAGGGGCGGAAGGAGACGTCCTGGAGCCATCGTCGAGTCGTGACGCGGGCGATCGCGGCCCTGCTCCGCTGGTGGGGCTGGATCGAGCCGCTGCGGCTGGTCCAGGTCGAGGAGCAGCTGGCCCTGGCGTGGTCGCTCGATTCCTCCGAGATCGACCCCACCGCGCGGATCTGGGCGGAGAAGGCGGGCAAGTCGCGGGACCGGATGATGGCAGCCGGGGACGCCCCGAACTGGACGGCCCGCGCCGAGGCCTTGAAGCGATGGGTCGAGGGGAAGCCGGTCACCGCGGACCCGTGGCTCCTCTTCCCGGCCTGGCTCCGGGATCAGCTTGCCGTCCCTCCCGGTGATGCTCCGGCCAAGGGGCGAAGGCTGGCGTTCCTGTTCTCGCTCCAGTCGCACTGGCCGCTCTGGGTCGGCGTCCGCGGGGGCGTCGAGAAGACCATCTGGAACGAGCTCCGCGATGCCGGCCACAAGCCTTGGATCCATCGCCGCCTCACCTCGGCCGCGAAGCTGGACCCGGACACCGACCTCCGGGGCCTCCGTGCCTTCCAGGAATCCGAGCTGGCCGTCGAGGATCTCGGCTCCCAGCTCGTGGGCACGATCGGCGACCCGGACCCCGGCGAGCGGTGGTGGGTCGTCCACGGCGGCAACGGCTTGATCGCGCTGAACCTCGGTTGCCGGATGCACGGCAAGGGGACGGTGGTCGCGACCTACGAGAAGGAGGCCGGCCGCAACGCCGCCGCGGCCCGGCTCCGCCGTTTCCCCTGGCGCAACATCGCCGCCAAGGCCTGGGATGGCCGCCGGCTTCCCGCCAAGGCCGGCTCCTTCGATGGCGTGGTCGTCGAGCCCCCGAGCTCGGACATCGGCGTATGGCGACGCCATCCCGAGGTCCGCTGGACCGTCCGCAAGGACGACATCCCCCGGCTTGCGGAAGCCCAGCGCAAGCTGCTCGAGGTCGCGGCCGCGGGCGTGAAGGCCGGCGGGAGCCTGATCTACACCGTCCCCACGGTGACCCTCGCCGAGACGACCGAGCTCGTCGCCGCGTTCCTCCAGGCCCACCCGGAATTCCGGCTCGAGCCGTTCCGACACCCCCTCGAGGAGTCGACCACCAATGGTACGCTTCAGGTCTGGCCGCACCTCCACGATTGCGAGGCCCGGTTCATCGCACGGTTCGTGAGGGCGAACCGCCCCGCGAAGGGCGTGACGAAGGATGTCGACGAGCAAGCCGGGATGGAGACCTCGCCGTGA